One Bacteroidota bacterium DNA segment encodes these proteins:
- a CDS encoding T9SS type A sorting domain-containing protein, producing MKSILRYLLICLAGILIYGTCYADKVPVPSGQKRTAQLKSTASGCLPGAGFKYMDINNIRTRINTGGDMWWNFEVADYEIPKGSGKMSMFSASLWLGGIDVNDQLKLAALRYRQGPNFGGGNDYWPGPLTVDGTAAITADECSKWDKLFPMTRKMIDEYLAWWDNKKDYPNYTIPPEIKDWPAHGDVSRNQSYYLAPFFDRDQNGEYDPNQGDYPYYDVTNALCKSDIRPMEGIGILADQVIKGDQTLWWVFNDKGNIHTETEGDPIGVEIRGQAFAFATNDQINNMSFYSYEIINRSTFVLRDTYFSQWVDTDLGYANDDYVGCDVLRGLGYCYNGRAADGTGQAWAYGNQPPAIGVDFFQGPYMDPDGKDNPKFTGSNCEIIKSPDTLDQMAINGVNFGDGIVDNERFGMRRFVYHNNSNSGVPPYMFDPAYAPEYYNFLRGIWRDGTRMEYGGNAHRTAGAYGPQCDFMFPGDSDPCFWSTAGNPPNGPVYWTEVTANNNPQDRRFMQSAGPFRLEPGAVNYITVGIPWARAGSGGPWASVELLRVVDDQCQSLFDNCFQVVSGPNAPDLTIREVDKSLIFYITNRKTNDVGNNFNESYKEIDPNIKSPDSLGPDERYDSTYRFEGYQVFQLANASVSVADLFDPILARQVFQCDVQNSVTQLVNFHFDQALGANVPVEEVNGADGGIVHSFTITEDAFTGEALVNHKQYYYIALAYGYNQFMKYSQDPGAQDPPVSGLDGQKEPYLAGRKNIKMYTAIPHIQVGDIKANSQYGDIPKVTRLAGQGNGGNRLIMTQASIEKILAQPPYDITDTINPNVYGKSDYPINYTPEYEAGSGPVEVRVIDPLNVKTGTFKILFDSLYLVRFYNITGVPNTDGDTASKWICRWMLVDESSGKVYKSDTVISYPNEQLFLDLGLSVTLSQVYYPGTYQVGQTTSGNTQSPIYVPLETNNGLIEASMIYADSSRRWLAGVPDDDYPYASNWIRAGAFTDPDNSAYNDWRLQVGSSGTPIGQAFDPDGAYETILMGTWAPYNLCASHIQNSAGPAYGGDNNRSKDNMRMADLASIQLVITSDKSKWSRSPVIEMCPDPTLSENNARQFDIRSAPSVDKDGNPVPPTALADTSNNPDDPNYICPTGMGWFPGYAINLETGERLNIVFSEDSWLVGNNGRDMKWNPSSRMWDFTDPLNLKAIFGGKHYIYVFAHTKGKFSFSGQTDPSYDVPAYDAGRRLREAIPITTLFKRDFIYSSCMWVNIPLAIEGQEWLSNDVTIRILVAKPYFRYFSTDLQDTLYMPDSSTYILPDDIKYNRYYPAYSFSTEGIATTANNMEKAKSDLDLINVVPNPYYGYAPYETDQLDNRIKIVNLPQKCTVTIYNMSGTLIRQFTKDETKTSIDWDLKNHAGIPIASGIYLIHIKANGVGERVIKWFGSLRAPDFNAF from the coding sequence ATGAAAAGCATACTCCGTTATCTTCTGATATGTTTGGCCGGTATCCTCATTTACGGTACTTGTTATGCTGATAAAGTGCCTGTCCCATCAGGCCAAAAACGTACAGCACAACTGAAGTCTACAGCTTCGGGATGTTTACCTGGGGCCGGTTTTAAATATATGGACATTAATAATATCAGAACACGTATTAATACCGGTGGCGACATGTGGTGGAATTTTGAAGTGGCTGATTATGAGATACCCAAAGGATCCGGTAAAATGTCCATGTTCTCGGCTTCACTCTGGCTGGGTGGTATCGACGTTAACGACCAGTTGAAACTGGCTGCTCTCCGGTATCGCCAGGGACCTAACTTCGGTGGAGGTAACGATTATTGGCCCGGACCACTTACAGTGGATGGTACAGCAGCTATTACAGCCGACGAATGCTCCAAATGGGATAAATTATTCCCAATGACACGCAAAATGATAGATGAATACCTTGCCTGGTGGGATAATAAAAAAGACTATCCAAATTATACAATCCCTCCCGAAATCAAGGATTGGCCTGCACATGGTGATGTATCCAGAAACCAGAGCTACTATCTTGCTCCCTTTTTCGACCGTGATCAGAATGGAGAATATGATCCTAACCAGGGAGACTACCCATATTATGACGTTACCAACGCTTTGTGTAAAAGCGATATTAGACCTATGGAAGGTATAGGTATCCTCGCTGACCAGGTCATCAAAGGCGACCAGACCTTGTGGTGGGTCTTTAATGATAAAGGAAATATTCATACTGAAACGGAAGGGGATCCTATTGGTGTTGAAATCCGTGGACAAGCTTTTGCATTCGCCACCAACGATCAAATCAATAACATGTCGTTCTATAGCTATGAAATCATCAATAGGTCCACTTTTGTTTTAAGGGATACATATTTCAGCCAATGGGTTGACACCGACCTGGGTTATGCAAATGACGACTATGTTGGTTGCGACGTATTACGGGGATTGGGTTATTGTTACAATGGCCGTGCTGCTGATGGCACAGGACAAGCCTGGGCTTATGGAAACCAGCCCCCGGCTATCGGCGTTGACTTTTTCCAGGGACCTTATATGGACCCGGATGGAAAAGACAATCCAAAATTTACAGGCAGCAATTGCGAAATTATTAAAAGCCCTGACACTCTTGACCAAATGGCTATTAACGGGGTGAACTTTGGCGATGGTATTGTCGACAATGAACGTTTTGGTATGCGGAGGTTTGTGTATCACAATAACAGCAACTCCGGTGTTCCCCCTTATATGTTTGACCCAGCCTATGCTCCTGAGTACTATAATTTCCTCAGAGGCATATGGAGAGATGGCACCCGAATGGAATATGGCGGCAATGCCCATAGGACAGCAGGTGCTTATGGTCCCCAATGTGACTTCATGTTCCCTGGTGATTCGGATCCCTGCTTCTGGAGCACCGCCGGAAATCCACCCAATGGACCTGTATACTGGACTGAGGTAACTGCAAATAATAATCCCCAGGACCGCCGTTTTATGCAATCGGCAGGCCCATTCCGCCTTGAACCCGGAGCGGTCAATTATATCACAGTCGGGATCCCCTGGGCCAGAGCAGGCTCCGGAGGACCCTGGGCTTCCGTGGAATTATTACGAGTCGTCGATGATCAATGCCAGTCTCTGTTTGATAACTGTTTCCAGGTCGTCAGTGGTCCGAATGCACCAGACCTGACTATCCGTGAAGTCGACAAGTCATTGATATTCTATATCACCAACCGGAAAACCAATGATGTTGGTAACAACTTCAACGAATCCTATAAAGAGATCGATCCTAACATCAAGAGCCCGGATTCGCTCGGTCCTGACGAAAGGTATGACTCGACATACAGATTCGAAGGATATCAGGTGTTTCAACTGGCCAATGCCAGTGTTTCTGTTGCAGATCTCTTCGATCCCATATTGGCCCGTCAGGTTTTTCAGTGTGATGTGCAAAATAGCGTTACTCAACTTGTTAATTTTCATTTTGACCAGGCCCTGGGAGCAAACGTTCCGGTTGAGGAGGTCAATGGCGCTGACGGAGGCATTGTTCATTCTTTCACTATCACCGAGGATGCCTTTACCGGCGAAGCTTTGGTTAATCATAAACAATATTATTATATAGCTTTGGCATATGGCTATAATCAATTTATGAAGTACTCCCAGGATCCGGGAGCACAGGATCCACCTGTCAGCGGCCTTGATGGGCAAAAAGAACCTTATCTTGCAGGACGTAAAAATATTAAAATGTATACCGCTATTCCACACATTCAGGTCGGCGATATCAAGGCCAACTCACAATATGGTGACATCCCGAAGGTTACACGTCTTGCCGGCCAGGGTAATGGAGGCAACAGACTGATCATGACCCAGGCCAGCATCGAGAAGATACTTGCTCAGCCACCATATGATATCACCGATACGATAAATCCCAATGTATATGGTAAAAGTGATTATCCGATTAATTATACACCCGAATATGAAGCGGGTTCAGGTCCTGTTGAAGTGCGTGTTATTGACCCATTGAATGTGAAAACCGGCACTTTTAAAATTTTATTTGATTCGTTATACCTTGTCAGGTTCTATAATATTACCGGCGTCCCGAATACCGATGGTGATACAGCAAGCAAATGGATCTGCCGCTGGATGCTGGTTGACGAATCATCCGGAAAAGTTTATAAATCAGATACAGTTATTTCATATCCAAATGAACAGCTTTTCCTTGATCTGGGACTTTCAGTGACCTTAAGCCAGGTATATTACCCCGGAACGTACCAGGTCGGGCAGACGACAAGTGGGAACACGCAATCTCCCATATATGTTCCTTTGGAAACAAACAATGGCTTGATTGAAGCCAGTATGATTTACGCAGATAGTTCACGGCGCTGGTTAGCCGGCGTTCCTGATGATGATTATCCGTATGCTTCTAACTGGATACGTGCCGGTGCGTTCACCGACCCTGACAACTCCGCCTATAATGACTGGAGACTTCAGGTCGGAAGCAGTGGCACACCGATCGGACAAGCATTTGACCCGGACGGCGCCTATGAAACCATATTAATGGGTACCTGGGCACCCTATAACCTGTGTGCATCCCATATCCAGAATTCTGCCGGTCCTGCCTATGGTGGTGATAATAACAGGTCGAAGGATAACATGAGAATGGCTGATCTGGCCAGCATCCAACTTGTTATTACATCCGATAAATCCAAATGGTCACGTAGCCCTGTCATTGAGATGTGCCCTGATCCTACCCTGTCAGAAAATAATGCCAGACAATTCGATATCAGGTCAGCTCCATCGGTTGATAAAGATGGCAATCCTGTTCCTCCGACAGCACTTGCTGATACAAGTAATAATCCGGATGATCCTAATTACATTTGCCCAACAGGTATGGGATGGTTCCCGGGATATGCCATTAACCTGGAAACCGGCGAACGTTTGAATATTGTATTCAGCGAAGATTCATGGCTCGTTGGTAACAATGGCCGCGACATGAAATGGAATCCTTCCTCACGCATGTGGGACTTCACTGATCCTTTGAACCTCAAGGCGATCTTCGGAGGTAAACATTATATTTATGTATTTGCCCATACCAAAGGCAAGTTTTCATTCAGTGGACAAACCGATCCAAGCTATGATGTTCCTGCCTATGATGCAGGCAGAAGACTCAGGGAAGCTATACCTATCACCACACTATTCAAAAGGGATTTCATTTACTCGAGTTGCATGTGGGTTAATATACCTTTGGCTATAGAAGGTCAGGAATGGCTGTCGAATGATGTGACGATCCGCATATTGGTAGCTAAGCCCTATTTCAGATACTTCTCAACCGATCTTCAGGACACATTATATATGCCGGATTCTTCCACATACATTCTCCCGGACGACATCAAGTATAACCGCTATTATCCGGCCTATTCTTTTAGTACTGAAGGAATTGCTACTACAGCCAACAATATGGAAAAAGCTAAAAGTGATCTTGACCTGATCAATGTAGTTCCGAATCCTTACTATGGGTATGCACCATATGAAACCGACCAGCTGGATAACCGCATTAAAATTGTCAATTTACCACAGAAATGTACGGTTACCATTTACAATATGAGTGGAACGCTGATACGGCAATTCACTAAGGATGAAACGAAGACTTCTATTGACTGGGATTTGAAGAATCATGCGGGTATTCCTATTGCCAGCGGGATTTATTTGATTCATATAAAGGCTAATGGTGTGGGTGAACGGGTGATCAAGTGGTTTGGTTCATTAAGGGCTCCCGACTTTAATGCATTCTGA
- a CDS encoding carboxypeptidase-like regulatory domain-containing protein: protein MMRNLLFTFCFLLGASLLAFSQSGTLKGKVINRDTKEPIPFCNIIIEVAGAQKGGATSDFEGNYTIKPIIPGTYDVKATYVGFRPMKITGVNVRADKITFNDIEMEVTATTLETFEVVDYKVPLINKDQTSSGATVTSEEIAKMPNRSAAAVATTVGGVFSRDGEVGSIRGQRSDNTVTYIDGIRVTGSSALPESAIDQVSVVLGGISAQYGDATGGIINVTTKGPSRIFGMGIEAQTSQYLDYYGSNRVGLNLNGPLIKSKDPKNPVSLLGYFIAGDVIYNKDGAPSTEGLYKVNDDKQAQLETRPLRPTGLGYGTYYESLFLTKSDLTHINTTLNSSNLGANVTAKLDVRTGPNINLSFGGTLSYNSGHGFNYYHSLTNYDRNGSYQNMTWRVFGKFTQRFPTESDSKSKIKNVFYTIQADYSKVTGKSEDADHLENFFNYGYIGKFTTYKIKSYTPTLEYDSVAGLYAHLMNNFQDTLFAFERSEINSILANYTTQYYEMHQNIYNQEAVVTGEGGLINGRGPDNIYGLYANVGTLQTGFGKNESAQIGIDVLGSADIGNHALQFGIQYQQRSYSGWNIGPTGLWTVMRGFTNWHIRELDLANPMPVYLEGVFQDTINYYRRYDPQTQYYFDKSIRAKMGLAVDGTDWIDVDSYDPNTNSIYYYDKEGNHRLAYIDGGLNINMFSPDELLNDGDQIVAYYGYDAYGNKLTTRPSFEDFFTKKDANGNYSRDIGAYEPIYMAGYLQDVFAFKDLIFNVGVRVDRFDANQKVLKDPYLLYEAKTVKEVNDLGLHPSNMGSDYIVYVDNVNNPTTITGYRNGNVWYNAQGAVVVDPEESLDVGNGISPYLVNPDNQVVSGGAFADYDPSINVMPRIAFSFPISDEALFYAHYDILTQRPTSNFFSTPTDYYFWPVRSNPTINNPNLKPEKTIDYELGFQQKLSASSSINLSAFYREVRDQIQSYRFTGAYPKTYYSWNNLDFGTIKGLTVTYDLRRTANARLRASYTLQFADGTGSDPNTAAAFIRSGQPNLRTLNPLDIDQRHRINISLDYRWGEGNEYNGPVTSKTSKKTGKTKNIYWLQNTGINVTMFGGSGTPYTRSATIYPSLISTAGRAIKGSINGSRLPWQFRIDMRIDRDFGFAMGKGDNAKNAYLNVFFQILNVLNSKNVMGVYAATGNPDDDGYLSAAEWQTQINQQLNAESYRDMYSMAVANPYNYSSPRQIRFGISFNF from the coding sequence ATGATGAGAAATTTACTCTTTACTTTTTGCTTTTTATTAGGTGCGAGCCTGTTAGCCTTTTCACAATCAGGGACACTAAAGGGAAAGGTTATCAACAGAGACACTAAAGAACCTATTCCTTTTTGCAATATTATTATTGAAGTTGCAGGCGCACAGAAGGGGGGTGCAACATCCGACTTTGAAGGGAATTACACGATTAAGCCCATTATCCCCGGCACTTATGATGTCAAAGCCACCTATGTCGGATTTAGACCCATGAAGATCACTGGTGTCAATGTCAGGGCTGATAAAATCACATTCAATGACATTGAGATGGAAGTAACTGCGACTACCCTTGAGACATTTGAAGTTGTCGATTACAAAGTCCCTCTTATCAACAAGGACCAGACTTCATCAGGGGCCACGGTGACGTCCGAAGAAATTGCCAAAATGCCCAACCGTTCTGCAGCCGCTGTTGCTACCACGGTGGGTGGTGTCTTCTCCAGAGACGGAGAAGTCGGAAGTATCCGTGGTCAGCGTTCCGATAATACTGTCACCTATATTGACGGTATCCGTGTAACTGGTTCATCTGCACTCCCCGAATCTGCTATCGACCAGGTATCGGTTGTCCTTGGCGGTATCTCGGCACAATATGGTGATGCTACAGGAGGTATTATCAATGTTACAACCAAGGGACCCTCCAGAATTTTCGGCATGGGCATCGAGGCGCAGACTTCACAATACCTCGACTATTATGGATCTAACCGTGTCGGATTGAATCTTAACGGACCTCTCATTAAAAGTAAAGACCCAAAAAATCCCGTTTCCCTTCTGGGTTATTTTATCGCCGGTGACGTCATATATAATAAGGACGGCGCTCCATCAACCGAAGGCCTTTATAAGGTTAACGATGACAAACAGGCCCAGCTTGAAACCAGGCCTCTCCGCCCTACAGGTTTAGGTTATGGAACATATTATGAATCACTCTTTCTTACTAAATCTGATTTAACACATATTAATACAACCCTCAATTCCTCCAATCTCGGCGCCAATGTAACTGCAAAACTGGACGTCAGGACAGGACCAAATATCAACCTGTCATTCGGAGGCACATTGAGCTATAACAGCGGCCATGGCTTCAATTATTATCATTCCCTCACCAATTACGACAGAAATGGGTCATACCAAAATATGACCTGGAGGGTCTTTGGAAAATTCACACAACGCTTCCCAACCGAAAGCGACAGTAAATCCAAAATCAAGAATGTCTTTTATACTATTCAGGCCGACTACTCTAAAGTCACTGGAAAAAGCGAAGATGCCGACCATCTGGAGAATTTCTTTAATTACGGTTACATAGGGAAATTTACAACATACAAAATCAAGTCCTATACACCTACCCTTGAATACGACTCTGTCGCGGGTCTTTACGCCCACCTGATGAATAATTTCCAGGATACCCTGTTTGCTTTTGAAAGGTCGGAAATCAACTCTATTCTGGCAAATTATACTACACAGTATTATGAAATGCATCAGAATATCTATAACCAGGAAGCAGTGGTCACCGGTGAGGGTGGCCTGATCAATGGCCGCGGACCCGATAACATTTATGGACTTTATGCAAATGTCGGTACCCTCCAGACAGGATTCGGAAAAAATGAATCAGCACAGATAGGTATTGATGTGTTAGGATCGGCCGACATCGGCAACCATGCCCTTCAATTCGGCATTCAATATCAGCAAAGAAGCTACAGTGGCTGGAATATCGGCCCTACAGGCTTATGGACAGTGATGCGCGGTTTCACCAACTGGCACATCAGGGAGCTTGACCTCGCTAATCCTATGCCCGTTTACCTTGAGGGAGTGTTCCAGGATACTATAAATTATTACCGCAGATATGACCCACAAACCCAATACTACTTCGATAAAAGCATCCGGGCTAAAATGGGATTGGCTGTCGACGGCACTGATTGGATTGACGTTGATTCTTATGATCCGAATACCAATTCAATTTATTACTATGATAAAGAAGGAAACCACCGGTTGGCATATATTGATGGTGGCCTGAATATCAACATGTTCAGCCCGGATGAACTACTTAATGACGGCGATCAGATTGTCGCCTATTATGGTTACGATGCTTATGGTAATAAACTGACTACCCGTCCCAGTTTTGAAGATTTCTTTACTAAAAAAGACGCCAATGGGAATTATTCCAGGGATATCGGTGCCTATGAACCGATTTATATGGCTGGATATCTGCAGGATGTCTTTGCATTCAAGGATCTGATTTTCAATGTTGGCGTCCGTGTTGACCGTTTCGATGCCAACCAGAAAGTGTTAAAGGATCCTTATCTGCTTTATGAAGCCAAAACGGTGAAAGAAGTCAATGACTTGGGATTACACCCGTCAAATATGGGTTCCGACTATATCGTATATGTCGACAATGTGAATAACCCGACGACTATAACGGGATACAGAAATGGTAATGTGTGGTATAATGCCCAGGGAGCTGTTGTTGTTGACCCTGAGGAATCCCTTGACGTCGGCAACGGCATATCGCCTTACCTTGTAAATCCCGACAATCAGGTTGTCAGCGGAGGGGCATTTGCCGACTATGATCCGTCAATCAATGTGATGCCCAGAATTGCTTTCTCTTTCCCTATTTCAGATGAGGCATTGTTCTATGCTCACTATGATATTTTAACACAGCGGCCAACCAGTAACTTTTTTTCCACTCCCACCGACTATTATTTCTGGCCCGTGCGGAGTAATCCAACCATTAATAATCCTAATCTCAAGCCTGAAAAAACCATTGATTATGAACTTGGATTCCAGCAGAAGCTGAGTGCCTCTTCATCCATTAACCTCTCGGCATTTTACCGTGAAGTCAGAGACCAGATACAGAGTTATCGATTCACAGGCGCTTACCCGAAGACTTATTATTCCTGGAATAATCTTGACTTCGGTACAATCAAGGGATTGACGGTAACGTATGATCTCAGACGCACAGCCAATGCCAGGTTGAGGGCCAGCTATACCTTGCAGTTTGCAGATGGCACCGGTTCCGACCCAAATACAGCTGCCGCTTTTATCCGTTCCGGACAGCCAAATCTCAGAACTCTCAATCCATTAGATATTGACCAGAGACACAGGATTAATATTTCTCTCGACTACCGCTGGGGTGAAGGGAACGAATATAACGGGCCTGTGACATCCAAAACTTCAAAAAAGACCGGTAAAACCAAGAATATTTACTGGCTCCAGAATACAGGAATTAATGTTACTATGTTTGGCGGATCCGGCACACCCTATACCAGATCAGCTACTATTTATCCGTCATTGATCAGTACTGCCGGCAGAGCCATCAAAGGCTCTATCAATGGCTCACGTCTTCCCTGGCAATTCAGGATTGATATGAGAATCGACAGAGACTTTGGCTTTGCAATGGGTAAAGGTGACAACGCTAAAAATGCCTACCTGAATGTCTTCTTCCAGATTCTGAATGTCCTGAATTCGAAGAATGTAATGGGTGTATACGCTGCTACTGGAAATCCTGATGATGATGGCTATCTCTCTGCAGCTGAATGGCAAACACAGATCAACCAGCAATTGAATGCTGAATCATACCGGGATATGTACTCCATGGCTGTAGCAAATCCTTATAATTATAGTTCACCCCGCCAGATACGGTTTGGCATTAGCTTCAACTTTTAA
- a CDS encoding LytTR family DNA-binding domain-containing protein, which produces MLKAIIIEDEKTSRDTLKALLSRYCHQVEVISEADGVQTGLEAIYMEHPDIVFLDIQMPDGSGFKLLEGLKKIDFEIIFVTAFDQYAIQAIKYSALDYLLKPVIPEELINSVEKAEKKKITAQINKNIQVLLENIRAPGEKPHKIVLSTADKIHVVEVDHILRCESDNYYTRFYFTDGKSLLISKTLKENEELLRDHNFIRTHKSHLVNTKYISTYFKHDGGYIQMSDGAKIPVSRRKREQIMKVISHL; this is translated from the coding sequence ATGTTAAAAGCAATTATTATCGAGGACGAAAAGACATCACGTGATACGCTGAAAGCCCTGTTATCACGATATTGCCATCAAGTCGAGGTCATTTCGGAGGCTGATGGCGTACAAACCGGCCTGGAAGCTATATATATGGAGCATCCTGACATCGTTTTCCTGGATATACAGATGCCCGACGGCAGTGGATTTAAATTGCTGGAAGGACTTAAAAAGATTGATTTTGAGATCATCTTTGTGACCGCTTTTGATCAGTATGCCATTCAGGCTATAAAATACAGTGCACTTGATTACCTGTTGAAACCGGTTATCCCTGAAGAACTCATTAATTCGGTTGAGAAGGCTGAGAAAAAGAAAATAACAGCCCAGATCAATAAAAACATACAGGTACTGCTTGAAAACATCCGGGCTCCGGGTGAAAAACCACACAAGATTGTTTTGTCAACAGCCGACAAGATTCATGTTGTGGAAGTTGATCATATACTCCGTTGCGAATCGGATAATTATTATACACGCTTTTATTTCACCGACGGCAAGTCACTCCTGATATCCAAAACGCTTAAAGAAAATGAGGAACTGCTGCGTGATCACAATTTTATCCGTACTCATAAATCTCACCTCGTCAATACAAAATATATTTCCACTTATTTTAAACATGACGGAGGTTATATACAAATGTCGGATGGTGCTAAAATACCTGTATCGCGAAGAAAAAGGGAACAAATCATGAAAGTCATCAGTCATCTATAA